The segment GAACAGGACTTGAGTTTTAACTCCAAAATTTCCTGTTTCTGTTTGTCCATTAGTGTTTCAAATGCATGTGATTAGCAACAAAGATAGTGTTAGCATTAAACCAATGCAGGTTAGTTTAATGGAAAATTTCAGCCAGTGTGAAAACCGGAGAATCATGAGTTTAAACTCACGCTGTACTAACAGGACCAATGCGGGTTACTTTATTATTTGCAGTGCAATTATTAATGTGCTGCAGCAATGACTTTATTTTCTAGATCTTGTGCAGAATAATCAACCTAAAATATGAATGAAAATATTGTTCACAAACATGAACCAGTTTATGGTTTTCAAACATGTAATTGGGTGCCAATTACCATGATGCCTAAAAATGACAAGTTTATTGCATTAGTAAAGTTACGATACACAAGTCAGAATTAGTTACATAGTGAGATAGATTATAAAGATGATAATACAAATATGAAGGTTAATTTATTTCCCCATTTATCCCTCTAATGAGATCTAAAACTATTACTAGAAGATAATAAACTATAATCTAAGCCAAAAGCCAGAAGTTCTTCTGCCACCTGGTGCTGATAAGGTAGCCATTATTGCCCTGGCTTCTCTTCCTTACTCCTATTGTCAAGCACTCTGCATTATTGATACAGTATTCCACAAACTCCTCTGTGCTACTACAGCTGCCACTTCCACACAGACTGTAAAAAGTAATGAAAAAATTACAATCACTAAACCattttaagaaagaaaaaaaaactcagaATACATACATGAGTAACAAGAGAAGATTTGAAAGCTTACCAGCTTAAGAGGGAAGGTGGCTTCTTTTGGCCTAGTACCAAGATAGAGACCTCCAATTTCTTGACCTGGCTCATCACTGTGTCAAGTTTTGGTCCTTGAATTACAAGTGCTTCCACTTCCACCTATGTCACACCATAACATTATTAAAAACCTTCTTTTAAGGAGAAGAGGACATAGAAGGGTGAGTGACATGTTAAAACTTAACAAGAAAAGCTGAAAATAAACACAAGGGACCAGTGCATGCACCTCAAAGTTCAGACACTAGCATCTAAAGAATAGAAAAGTTGTACTTAGTATAAGAAAAGTGATTTTCCTAATTCCTACTTAATTAACTCTCAACAACATTGAAAATTCACACAATTTTTTGAGTCAAGATTTACCTCTGGCTTGCAATCTTTGCAAAGTGACCCAAGATGATTAACAAGATATGCAGAAGAATAAGAATCAGAACCAGCCCTTTGAGGAGAAACAATATGAAGCAAAGTGAACAAATCACCCTTATTAACAACATGAGTAAGAGCCCAAATCATAGCATGTCTAGAATGAGAAGAACCATCAACAACAACCATAACTCTTTTCCTCACCATCATGCCACCACAATCTTCACTTCCATACATGTTTATGTTAAACCCTTCCATTTGCTTCAGATTAGTTTCAAAGTCACTACAAGTCACTCCCAAACTACTGTTGTAGGTGTTTTTTCCACTCCACCTGTTGGAGGTTGATTTCCAAGTTTCCTTGGCACTTAACTGTCTcaaaaatgaagatgaagttggCATTGTGAAGTGAAAATTGTGACCCTTTTTATGTAACCACAATAATTGCTAGTTGAATAGGTGGAAATGAGAGAGTAGGGTGCTAGAGTGTAGCAGAGGCTTTGTTTGGCAGATTATTACTTACTATGCTGGGAAAACAGACCTGCTAcaggaaagaagagagagaaagtgagaaagagagaagtagagagagaaagtgagGGCATGTGGGGAGGAGAGGTGATGCAAATTACAAAGATGAGTGAGGTTTTATTTTTTGTGCAGATTAAAGTGTCACGGGAATCTGTGGTCTGTTTTGTGCATGATGAAAAACTAGAAATTTATGAAACCTCTTTCATGTATTTAAGATTCCTTTGTACATGTTTTGTCATTGTAATTgtaatgttttttgtttttgatataaGATTTTGTTTGGTCATTATATAATATGACTCATAATATTTGATATAAGCCATAACCATATGATGGGTTAATTAGGTCATGTCACATAATGCACGTGATGTAAAGTGGTCCATCAATAAAGAGTAATGTTATTAGTTACATCTATTACTTCTAGTTCTCTCCACACTTTGATTCATTCCCATGGATCTAATCTTCAATGTTTGGATACATAGTCATCATGTTACATTTTGATTAATGGGGCAAGTGGGTGTCTGCACTATATGAGGGAAAAAAAAACGAGACGGATATAGTTGAGAGTGCAGATAAAAAAATTTGATATGTCCTATAAAAGAATGAGGCGGCACAGACTCGTGGACATTGAAAAAATGTAacataaaatccaaaaaataGAACGAATCAGACGCCGATGCAGATCTAAAACTTTAATTGATCTCGTAAAAAAACACAGGTAAAACATATGCATAACAAAAAAATGGATCTTAACCCGTTTTGACACCCACAATTTTAATACTACATGGTCATTTTAAGTTAAATACTACTCTCTCCGCTCCACACCGTTCCACAATGAGtgctttattttgaataaaatgaTGTCACAAAATGAATCATATGtttcaattttcaatatatttttttcaattctacccactaattaataaaaatttcataattttcaaTACATGACAAGGGTATTATAGTAAAACaatattttttctcttatttttatatttttttttaatctatgtGAAATGTTGTGGTGAGTTACTCATTATGAAACGGATGGAGTAGTAGTATAGTACTTCAGTCACTCATTATGAAACGGATGGAGTAGTAGTATAGTACTTCAGTCATTCATTATGAAACGGATGGAGTAGTAGTATAGTACTTCCTCCGGCTTTATTtatgtagaccagatacattcattactcaataaatttaaaattgaaatatttacttataaataaggccggaggAACTTCTATTTAGAGGTGAACATTAACGTAAGGCAAATCACTTGAACCAAATagtaatcaatcaatcaatgttCCAAATAGAGCTAGCGTAAGGGAAACATCTATAATATATTTAAGAATATTGAATATTAGTTGTTCTAAAATTAATTGCTAGGAGTAATTAACAATgtaaaaaaaaaagctaaaactTTAACTCACGGTTCTAGTTTTTAGTTGAAGATGTTTATGATTTTAAAGTTTTCACCATTTTAGAAAACTTCACCGTCCCAAATTTAAACCAAATTTATTGcaccaatttttaaaatataaaataaaatatagattTCTTTACTTCTCATTCATCACTTGTTTCAGAAGTCTGACAGGGGAGTAAAGAAACTGGACCTCACAAGTTATTAATGTTATTATAATAAGAATACATTGTCATTAAAATAAACGTAAAGCTTAATTCACTGTTAATGaatgaaatattaaaaataatttgagtGAGTGAGTATATTAAATGGGGGGTTTGTCAGAAAGGAATAGAGAGCCTCGTGAATTGggtttttgtattttgtttggtATCGGGTAAGTGGTAAGCAGTGATGACTAGAACAGTGATGACTAGAACAGGTCAGAAGATTGTACTTCCAAATTATTGCTCCCGCGTAGCTCGCTGAAACAAATCAAGCACTCAACTTCTTTTCAATTACCATCTTCGCCTTTTTCACTTGTGTTATTTACCACACATCACAACATGCTTATAAATTCGGATTCAATTTTCTATTCTAATTTTGTGTGTTGTTTTAAAATGTGCATTCAATTGTCATCCTAACGAGTATAAATTGTTGGGTTGTGGTTCGGATTGTGAATGAATTTGGATTTATATGGTTGGAGAAAATCATTTAAGTAGATGGATGATCCGAGTTGAAACCAGTGCCAAGTGCCATTCAAATATGTACTCTTTTCATAAGGAGGTCCTtcatttaggctatgtttggttAGGAACAAATTGAAACGGAAATTAATCGAGTGAAATAGAGCGGAATTGAACAGAGTGGAATGAAGTGGAATAGAATGGAGATTTTATTCTATTGTTTGAGTATTTTTGAATGGAGTAAGACAAGTTTTTCATTCCgcttaaatcaaagaaaaataaatatgatgaTAAATAATGAAATGGATTAGAATTCATACCACTCTATTTCGCTCTGCTCTGCTGCATctgattttaattaattcaaaCAATAGAACTTTAATTCATATTATTTCATTTCGCTTCATTCAGTCACatttcatcaatccaaacatacttTTAGTGACATTATTTTTACCAATTTTATCAATGGGTATAAATACTCTAGGACCATCTCCCCTAGCTTCTTTGAGAAAATTAAAATATGTAATTGTAAACGTTAACTACTTTATTAAATGGATTGAAGCAAAAGTGGTGTCAAAGATCGCGGCAGAAAGAGCAAAACGCTTTTATTATAAGCTAATAATTTGCAAATTCTGGTTGCTAATGTGCATCGTCCCAGATAATAAAACTCAACTCACCTACTCCATAATACATGAATTTTGCCACCAGCTAGAAATTCAAACAAATTTTGTCTAGGTTGAGTACCCCTAAGCTACTAGTCAAGTCGAGTCCGCAACAAAGTTATCTTCTACCAGATCAAGAAAAAACTTGACAAAGCAAAAGAATTATGACTTGAACAATTATATAGGGTATCATTGTTTTTAATTTGTctctaatattattatattatttcctTTTCATATCTCTCATATCTattaaattgtatttaaatatttcGCCTACGAGAATCACGTGTAATACGGACTTATCATACAACACTTCACTCCTTTATTAAAGAGAATCCATTTAAGATGTCTCTCGTAGAAATAATCACACCAACACGGTGATGTGAGTATTTAATGAAGAAGGTATGACATCCAAAGAATCACTTTGTCACATTCATCTCCTAACATGTTTCCTAACTCTTAGGTGGTTCCTAATATTTATGGATATTGTAGCTTATTGTACTTGCTTCCTTTTTGTGAATCAATCAAAGAGAACGAGACATGTCTTAAATGTGTTGCATATCTGCTTGATGAAACTCATGAAATGGCCGACATCCAAGAGTTCGCAATAAAACAAAGAGTTGCAAGGAGATACAATTCAAGAGAAGTACcaagagaaatgaaagaatgtgacTTCATGCTCAAACAATTAGCGGTGCCTATGGGGATCAACAAATGTTTTCCCTGCTAGGAATGACCTTATAGAGAGTACGTGAGAATCTATCAGCGCCTAGAAATTGGCAAAATTGAGCGACGAAGTTGTCCCCATATCTTGGAACTTATTGAAACTACGACATTATtacaatgtttatttttttaagctaATTATGAGAAGATACAAACCACGATAACTGATTTCCTTGTACTTCTGATTTGATATATCAATAAGTGGTGGGGTGACACTTTTCCTCCTACAAGGGTAGTAGTTTTTAACGAAGTGCTCTATTTACTAAAGATCACACATAATTTTATTGTCTCAAGGGTATCATTGTGCCCTAAAGAATCTCACATACGGATTATCTCACCACGAAGGATATCGTCAGTCATAATTGGGTAACCAAATACTTTAATGAATGATTAAATTCAACACtaggataaaaaaaatattgaccaAAGCTTAAATAAACGAGAACGATTAAATTCCATAAAAGTAAAGTTTCATTAATATTTAACCTCTAAAAAGGGTAAGGTTAAAAAACATTTGGCATTGAGTGTAAAAATAGGATGACATTCAATTTTGTATGATGAGTGTGATCTCCATATCAAGAATGGTTGTGTCCTCTTCTTCAAGAACTCGTGTGGCCTCCCCCTTCACCCTCAATTTATTCCACCCATTCCTCCTCCACTTCCATTGGTTTTCCTTCTTCGATCACCTTAAAAACACAATCTCACTCCGACTGATATCAAAGTTTAGGAAGAGTACTTGCTCTTTCTCCTTCTTAAAACCTTGGTCCATGTAAATGGAACCTTTCATATGGGCCTCCTCGAGATGAGCTTTCAACGTCTTCTTGACATTAATATCAGATACATTATGTTTCTTTAGCCTCATCACTTCATCATTCATCTTCTTGAAGGAATCgtccttttttttccttttcaattcATTCTTTTCTTGCTCTACTGGCTTAACAAGTATAATAGATTTTGATTACGACAAAAAGAATAAAGCAAAATTATCACGGGCATCATCAaagaagaaattttttttaagtaaatcaAAAAGCGAGAGGTTTATGATGGCTGGCATAAGAAAATCAATTGCTAAGAACAACATCAAAGGAGCTGAAGATTATTCAAGCTCTCCTGTGatcctatatttttattttatctagTTTTGATTATTGGTGCGTAAATAAGCAATAGTCGTTCTTAAAGTACTAAGGCAATGCACACACTTCTTAAAAATGGCTTTGGTTAATGTCTAATCAAATGTGATGTTGCTTAATTAATTATGCAGcaataatttgaaatataaaTGGATCATATCTAATCGATTATGGAGATACATTCTCTCAATAATCGATTAAGAAAGTTACCTGATCGATTAGGGAATCGATCCAATAAATCTTTCCTTTTTTCTAGGTATAATTAATTAGGGAAATTGTCTAATAGATTAGAATGATAGTTGAATCGATTAGAGAGTGAATCCGACCCAAAAACATTTCATTTTTTgagtcatttttttcaatataaagGAGTAATGTGCTCACTTCTAAAGCACAATTTTTTGAAATTACTACTCTCCTATCTCACTCATTCTCTTTCTAAAGTTAGTTTTTATTCACTATACACTACTTTAATGCTGAGATAGTGAAAAACTTATATTAAAAGTTGTGTAATTTTGCAGGTGTGCTAAATTTGTAATTTAAGAGTATCATTCTCTTGTATATCTGTAATTGACTTGGAGGTTGTAAAATTAACCTGTAAAAAAGATTGGTTGTTAAGAAATTTTGTTGGGTTGATCGTGGTGGAAAACCTCTAGTTGTTGATAGTAAAAATCTCAAATATTTCCTTATCCCAAATCTTTAGTTAACCTTCCCAATTTCTACCTAAAATACCATATACAACAACTCCAAAACTCGCATTCTCATCATGTCTCTATTGGATGAGAATATGAAGTAGGAAAACGATCTAAAAGGGGTGAATAGACTAAAAATATTTTGGCTGATTTTCCATAAATAGAATATCAAAGGTTTTTAAAATTTGCGTGCAAAAGGtttaaaatgaaaatatgaaGATTATACATTTATTAAATTTTGATCACGTCGGCAAATACACAATTCACAAAACTCTAAGATTGTTCAATAATGAGTTATTGAACTATTGTATGTTGCAGGAGATGTgtcttatattatattttaattgtgaTCGGATTCTAACGGCACTAGTTTCACATAATTTAATCACCAGTAAAGCTCAATTAGGCATCAATTCTAACAAAACTTAACTTTCTGTGATAAATCGCTATCAAttgaataaacaataaactacgcTAAGAATTGAAAAAATAAGCATGCAATATCCTACAAAAAATTTAAATGCaagagtgatatatatatatatatatgtggagagagagagagagagagagagagagagagagagagaatacacTGGGATATATAGTAGTTCGGCGTTCGTCCTCCCTTTGCCTTCTCCACTCTTAAATGGTTTCTCATTGAAACCTGCTTTGttcctttttattttgacaaatattgaAAAATTTCATACAATCAACAATCCAAAATAatatagagaaaaataaatctccTATCTGGATCTTAACTTGCATACAACATAATGCAAAACTCTTATGCGTAATCATTACTCTATTCACGCTTCTTAAATCTTCCTGTATCACCAATCTATTCCAAGTCTTCGTGTGTAGCAATCACTCGTTGATTCTACTTGCTTCTTGATCATTGAACGGTCTGAAGATTTGGGAAGAATTTCACCTTGTATGTAGCCATTCACATAGTCACTACCAAGGTATTATGGAGAGAAGAACGTTCTTCTTTTCACTGGAATTTGTCAGCACCTAAAAATCTTGCAAAAAACGACTAGTTTCAAGATGTCGTCTCCCTCAATCAATTACAAATCTCTCATTATCAAGATTTGAAATCAaattagaggttgaagatgaaagaatTTTCGTTGCAagagttttttttaacttttaaaaaatcaGAGGGTGTTGATTTTACAAAATCACAATACAAAATGTTGTAAAGTTGTGTAAGGTTGTATTTataaaatgatgataaaataattttttatgtgcTTGAGATTAAATACAAAAATAGATGGAAAAGGTTAGTTAGATTCTAATCAAGAACATTTCATGATTTAAGTCAAATGAGCAAGTGAAGtggaataagaagaaaaaaagatatTGACCCATTCCTTATCTGATTCGAATCAAGTGTGAAGTCTGATTCGGATTAAATAGCATGTGATTCTAATAAAGTGTAAACACTGATTCTAATCAATTTAAACAGAGCCAAAAGAGAAATGTTGGAAATTgtctgattcgaatcaaatgAACCAGAGATGACCCAGATTTgtctgattcgaatcaaatgAAAATTCTAATTCGAATCAAGGTGTTTGAAAAACTTGGTTTGCCTTTGTTCAATTTGATTCGAGTCAAGATATGTGTTGGATTTgaatcaaacacacaaaatctcaattttgcataattttcaaaatactttGAGATTTTTTTCCATCTAACGTAAATCAATATCAGACACGATTCTTATTCCACGTACTCGTGCAATTGAATAAAAGAATCATGATCAAACTCAAATATAACCGTTGATTAACGCATGCTAAAATGAATCGACTTGATTCAGAGATGTGCAATCATGAAGGATactcaataaataataataaatgaaagCGATAAGGTAAGCAACAAAATAACCGTATTAGGGGTGCTCCCCTTAAATGTGTTAGAGACATACAACTTCAGTCCCCCTAGAGAAATGAAACTTCAGTCTCAGATTCAACcattctcattctcatcacaatcCTTAATAAAAAAACCATGCTATAAAAAGAAAGATACTAAAGAGGGAAATAAAAAGTACCTGGAAAAAAGAAGCTTAGTGGGGACAAACTGAAGTCGAAAAGGACAGTGAGTTGGAGGAAGAACTGTATTGGGTTAAGCAAGTTCATATAGAAAAGGGataaaaaggaaataaattcGCAATGTATGTATAGAAAATGAATGTACCTCGAGTCAAAAGTTATGTCAGAAAATTAAAAGTCAAGTTTTAGAAGTGTGCCAAGGAATGAAGGGCTCGAATAAGTCCGTCTTTTGATATGCATGTAACAATTGACATCATTTAATGATACATCCAAATGCTCAACACTATCATCCAATTTGAAATCCGGCTTGTCTACACCGATCATAGTGTTGGGATGAAGTTCAGCCTTAATGACCCAAATGACATCATATTTAGATAGAACATAACGTACAACGACTTCGTCGTTACATGCATTGTGCTTGAGGATACGTGGAATGCTATGGGCTCCTTTAACCACTTTGCAGTTACATACCACGTGCTTGAGGAATTGTGGATTGTTATGTCCTCCTTTAACCACTTCGCCTTTATAAGTCTCGTGTTTGAAGGATTGTGGACTGTTATGTCCTCTTTTAACCACTTCGCTCTTACAGGCCTTGTGTTTGATGGTCTATGTATTTCTATGCCATTCTTTAACCACTTCTCCATTATAGGCCTCATCCTAAAGAGATTGTGGACTGTTATGTCCTCCTTTAACCATTTCACTCTTACATGCCTCTGTTTGAGGAATTGTGGACCATAATGTCCTTCTTTAACTACTTTGCACTTACAAACTTCGAGTTGCGAAGATTATGGACTCTTACATGCCTTTGTTTGAGGAATTGTGGACCATAATGTCCTTCTTTAACTACTTTGCACTTAAAAACTTCGTGTTGCGAAGATTATGGACTGTTTTATTATAACACAAGCTCATTAAGTATCAATGGTATCATCCCATCAACCACCCTCATCTCGTAAAGGGACATAAAGAATTA is part of the Vicia villosa cultivar HV-30 ecotype Madison, WI unplaced genomic scaffold, Vvil1.0 ctg.004122F_1_1, whole genome shotgun sequence genome and harbors:
- the LOC131641816 gene encoding uncharacterized protein LOC131641816 codes for the protein MPTSSSFLRQLSAKETWKSTSNRWSGKNTYNSSLGVTCSDFETNLKQMEGFNINMYGSEDCGGMMVRKRVMVVVDGSSHSRHAMIWALTHVVNKGDLFTLLHIVSPQRAGSDSYSSAYLVNHLGSLCKDCKPEVEVEALVIQGPKLDTVMSQVKKLEVSILVLGQKKPPSLLSCLCGSGSCSSTEEFVEYCINNAECLTIGVRKRSQGNNGYLISTRWQKNFWLLA